The DNA sequence CCATGTCAATCGTTTACGTTTGTGGAGGTTCTTGTTGGTTGTATTGCtgtcatttatatatatatatctaaagtgtatatatatgtataatatgggggggggggttatgtggCAATACAAATTTAGCTAAATGCCTTTGTGAAATAATATTCCTAGTGGAATGTGGTCAGCATGTCTGTCTCAGAGGTCTGAGGTTTTCAATATATGGAATTATAAGGGAAATCGAATGAAGCACATAGTTAAGAGTTACAAAACcaatatttatacatttatataatgTTGACTTTTTGGCCGAGCGAACATGCTTTCCTTTATGGAAAGAATAGATTGCTGTTCCATGTCAATTCCACAAGGTGGTGCAAAATCCCCAATACGCCCCATCTCCAAGAGCAGAACGCCCATTtagattaaattaaattaaaaatttaaatttcTTTCAACCTGACCCTCGATGTAATAATTAGCACCATCGAATTTTTCATTTCAACCACTTCCACGCGATCACAGttaaatttatatttttgtgaCTAACATGAGCTTCGTATGTCTATTatcaacagaaaacaaatggaaaataaaatgtcttttttttaaaccattagtTGTGgggttccaaaataaataaaataaaataaaaacacacacaacaaaacctGATAAACAGACAGTCCAGTGACAACACAAAGCTTTTATTGAACCATTTTGacattgacaatttttttttttttttgctattcccATGCTACAACAAGGCCCCGCTCCAAAATTCTCACAACCACGGAGGGATTAACAtctacaacagcaacaacactctcaaaacaaaaactcaactcTCCTTTGTGCGTGCAAAGTGCAAACTGGAAAGGTGACTCAATGAAAAGCAATGGAAGACGCTCCGGCAGTAACTTGAAGTTCTGTGACCCCCTTTGCTCATCAAACAATGCAAAAGAAACAAACGAGGACAAAATATACAAAACGTTCAAAACGATATTCGAAAACTTGGCGCAGCATTTCTTCTGACACTTCATCAACTTTTGCTCTTGTTGCTCATGCATTGTTGGATTTGTTCTACAATAGCAAATATATCCtgcattcattttttccccccatttcttTTGTTCATACAGTAGAACCCCCGAAGAGGAAGCATGTGATGATAACCATAGAACTGGGACATTGACCAGAAAACCTTGAACCAATACAGAACGCCGTTTCTGTAAAAAGGTgagcattgtttttatttacactcGGCTCActgtttaaaatgttaaaacgaGGTCTGCGGCTagcaaatatttttagaatcgaTGATGCCGCGGATcagaggggcgtggcctggtgagtgatgtgggtgGCCAACACAAAACAGTGTGGTTGCTCGGCAGTTTTTACTTGTATACTATGTGTGTGTTCCactttagaggttccactgtacaagACGATTTTGAACAGGAAGTATTCAGGTCGCGAGCAGTTGTCAGTCCTGTCATCCAAACATCCACGTATGAGACATGCGTCAAGCATCTCATCAACCCTCCGTGGACAAACAAGCTTATATGAGCCAACTGGAACCGTGTACAAATGAATAGTAGAGCGTCCACGGTTCGGACGTCTGCCCGTTTTTTCGGCCAGTAAATATCGCCGCATTCCGCATGCGTGCATTTCAAAGCCATTCTGCATTTCTCATCGGTTAACATGtttttgcacaattggaatattTTGAGCCTGTTCCGCAGTTTCCGATCTTTTCACGCTGttgtttgaattttatttcgtcCGCATTTTGCACTCGCAGGTTTGCACCATTTCCTGCGCCGGTTGTCATTTTCACCTTTGACGCTGGTGTGAAAAATGCCCGCGTTTAATCTGTAGCTTCTTGTTTTAGGCAAATGTACATAATTGTCAACATCATAATTACGACTCGTGTAATGCCGACATCTTGGAGCATAATTCGGCCAGTAGTTTACTGTACAgtaacccccccacacacacaccccgactgtagtttggacacccctggcgttAGCGTTAAGGTTGAAGTGATTGAACCATTGTGCAAGTGGTTCTTTTCCACGTGTTTCTAAGCACCCGACAAAAGATTTGCATTAAGGAAGCTACCGTCCGACAATCGTCATcctcccacacacccacacctacgTACTCAGGGGTCCCACTACAGGAGGCAGCAGGCCCGAAACATGGTCACACCCGACGGGGAGGTGACGTGCATCGACACGCTCTCGTTGGCCGACACAAACAAAACCGTGCCCCGCCTGAGGCTGATGTCTGACAGCGCGGCGGCCGAGGTGGCGCTGGCGTCGCCTTCGATGACCAGCAGGATGCTGGCGCTGTCGACGGGCGCCAGTGTGTACTGCTTCATGGAAACTGGCACCTGGAGAAAGGGGCGAACGTGTTGTGTGAGGCGGTGCTTCTTCAACTTttacatcatgtaaaaaaaaaaaaacaaaaacaaaaaattgaattGTAGTAGCATGACGTACCACAAGGGGCACCCACTGCACTAAGATTCACTCGTTAGTCAAATAGCATAGTTGCCTTTGTCAGAATCTTTGTCAGAATGTTATTCTGAAAATTCTCTCACATGTATCCTCATGACGGTGAAGTCCGGCACAGGGGGGTCGTAGACGGTGACGCAAGGATCCGAGGCGTCCTGAACCGGCGGGAAAATCTTGGCGGCGGAAGGGCTGGGGCTGTAGTCGAGCATCTCGCAAAGCGTGTTGACGTCGATGTATTTTGGAGTCAGGCCGGCTCTTACCGTGTTGTCGGAGCACGCCATGCACTCGATACAATCTGACAGCAAAACAGAAATCAAATTTGACGAAAACCGCGTCAAAGAAAAGGCCAAAGTACTTCAGTCGGCTCGTTGCTTAACTTTTCCAAGTTCGGACACTTTGAAATGATAAGTTTGCGTGGAAATGTCACCAGAAAGTTGGACGACTGACCTCCGTGCAGGTAAGCGTGAGGTTCATTGGCGCCAAGGAACATGGCCTGGTTGGGATCCAAGAGCACGTGGTTGAGGAAGTAGATGGAGAAACAGCCGATGTCGCCGGGGTACTGCGAATGGAGGCGGAGCAGCAGCTCGCCGTTACTGCTCGCTGTATCCTTGCCTGCCgcgcctacaaaaaaaaaaacccatcaactCATTCAATAATCATGCTCGCGAGAAATTTGGTCAAATGAGTTCTTGTCAATTCCCTTTCGAAAACGGTTATCCCGCCGGGTTTGAGAAACTTGATATTGTGGTGATCAAATTccagacccaccaaaaaaaaataggtgaCCCACCAAAAATAGGTGACCCAAAATGCACTTTCTTAATGAGACTGTAAATGCATATGAGCAATCAAAATtgtaaatttaataataataataatgtaaaggATGCAAAGGAAATGCATAATAATGGACGaactaaaaaattttttttttaactgaaaaaattGCTGATCGCAGGGCCGCAAGAGGTGAGCCAATAACATTGCGGGGAATTTTGCagggttttattttgattttcttaatccacaaataaaatatttgggttgattttcaaataaaaaaaaactcaattataaaaaaaaattgtacaatatctttgcttttaaaattgctgcaaaaattttttttcgctTGGATAAGAACGTAAGCGCAAATGAAATGAGCCCAAATTTGCGATCCCGGCTTGACGCGGTCCGCTCACCTTCTTCAGTGACTCTCTTGACCAGCATATTGAGTTGATCCACAAACACTTTCTTCTCACAGTTCATCATCCTGGTGAAGCACTTCTTCAGCGCCCGTCTGGCACGCCCCGCGTCGCCCGCACTACCCCGCAGCTCCTGAGCCGCTTCGTCGCCCACCAGAGCGCGGAACTCCGGTACGGCTAATCGTGGTGAGCCCAACGAGTTATGTTTAGTTTGGGCCTTTCAAGCAATGAACCCCCGCCCTGTTAGAAACCCATCTCACATCCTGTCACACTCACATTGGAGGAATCCGAGGATCTCCTCCACCGGCCTGAAGCCGCAGAGGCCTTGGAAGTGTGTGAGCGCGATGGCCATCTCCGGCTTGTGGTTGTCGTCCGGGTAGTGCTCCGGAAACTGAGCGTGGAGACGAGCGGCTAACTCCTAAATAAATCCGAAGAAAATAGTCAGTCAGCTGACCCCCCCTCCGCTGACTACTATAAATgccagcttgtgtgtgtgtgtgtacgtcttACCCTGTTGGGGTGAGCCTGTATGGACAAGgcggtgttgacggagaggacTTTGAAGAGGAAGGGCAGCTGGCCCTGAAAGGTGTCCTTGACCTTGGAGCCCAGGCACGCTGGGAAGTGGGCGATCCACTGACCCAGGGTGGTCTGCGCGATCCGATTGTCTTTGATCTGGGCGTCGCCCTTCGGGTGGGCGCCCATCCACAGCTGGAGGAGGCAGAAAATGAGCATCGCGCTCGGGTTTACGCCGACTCGGGCACTTGTCACAAGTGTGGCATTCATGGCCCTCTGAAACCGACCGTAATTCAGCGTATCCGCACGCAACTGTCGCCCATAAAGTGGTGAAAAATATCAATGCCTTGCTAAACGGAACTGATGACCTTTGTCACAACCCGCTAATGCTAAATAAAGAGCGAGAGTCAACACGGTGTAAGTCACGGCCATGTTGTTTTGGCTTGCCTGTGGGTGGCGACGGACAACATTCTGTTCCACGTACCTCGGCGTAAGGTTTGCCATCCTGGATGACGGCTAAGGCGTCCCCGCCGAGCACCAGTTTGGCCACTTCGCTATCCAGGCCCAGCTTTCCCCACGCGTAGTTCTGCACTGCACAGGTCAGTGGAAACACTAAAACAGAGGcaaggggaggggggagcaaaTGTTATTTGGAACACAACTTGATTCAAAGATATGCTGTAAATTCAAATTCAGGATTTCGGGGCCACGACAATCCAGCAAAactgccagatttttttttttaaatggctgctTTGTGGTGTTGTGGAAAAAGTTCAAATTTTACATTCGGTTGCACGTGATTAAGTGGTGAACCGATATCATGTTCTACCCTTTTcctcagaaatattcaaatgataCGTGTTAATTTTGCACGTTTTAATAATGTGCAACCGATCTACATGTCTGAATTAAGTCCAAATGATACCCCCCCCTGTATACATTTGCTTCTCAGACGAGCCAACCAACATGTCACGTGtactatgttttgtttttcattttttggatgaaatttgaaTTCGCTTGCCATTTAAACGTCTGTGAAATAATtaaatgtggcattttttttgtgtgtcaaacCTTTCGTCATTCCGGTGTTGCATTGTGAGCCGCTAATACCACCGTCATACTGTCGCAATAGTGTGACACTTCCCCAACAATGGCCTCTCGGAGCGCCATATCAGCcagaagaatgaaaaatagtggcgaaaaaaaacaacgtcgCACTCAAGTTCCCGCCATAGCCTACTTATTGTTTGTCATATAATAGTCACTCTTAATTATGTTGCTGTTATGATGACTTCCTACTGCATTGGTGATCGACTTTGGGCGTTCTGACTTACGTACATATTCACGGACGCGTCGTAAAGCGAGGTACCTATCTAAATATTAGCACGCTAGCATCGAGAATCGATTTGGCTGCAATGTTGTCGGAAATAAATGttgattcaaaaaaaaaaaaaaaaagaaaaatagtcaCTTATGATGTGCGGCAGCGGGAAGATGACGGAGATACGCTTGTTGACAAGGGAAAAATACGCGACTAAGCAGATTTGAGCACAATGCAGCGTTCTCCTCAAACGGGAACCCACACGCGAAGGTAACACGGTGACTGCGCTCGTTGACCTCTCTGGTGTATGTGGAACGCAAACAAAAGTATCTGGTTTCGACATGATGATGGAACAGAGAGGCTAGCTAGCAAACAAACTACCCGGTCAAGCTACATTAggttctgttttaaaaaaaaacgagcacttTTTGCTCGACACGATCCAGTTAgcttgagagatttaaaaacatCGTGCCGGAGTGGAATGGTTGAACAGAGTTGCGAAGGAGATGTGGAGCTTACCTCTTACTTCCTCCATGACCGCGACTCCGCAAGTTGTTACCCGGCCTGTGACGTCACGCACTTTTCCAAAGCCTTTCGGTGTGAAAGCTTCCGATGGTTCACGTACCGATTCCGAATATTTTACTGTACCGAGCACATTAGCCAAATTTGCTCTCGACTAAGAGAATTGTTAGAGTAACACGAGGAAGTAAAAAGTTATGCGCGAAATAATTACTTGATTAAGAGTCAGTACACTAAAAAAGATACCTGTTGAATGTAGTCAATGTTATAATGTCAAGTCGCTgcacaaaactaaataaaaactgGAC is a window from the Hippocampus zosterae strain Florida chromosome 3, ASM2543408v3, whole genome shotgun sequence genome containing:
- the mpi gene encoding mannose-6-phosphate isomerase, whose protein sequence is MEEVRVFPLTCAVQNYAWGKLGLDSEVAKLVLGGDALAVIQDGKPYAELWMGAHPKGDAQIKDNRIAQTTLGQWIAHFPACLGSKVKDTFQGQLPFLFKVLSVNTALSIQAHPNRELAARLHAQFPEHYPDDNHKPEMAIALTHFQGLCGFRPVEEILGFLQSVPEFRALVGDEAAQELRGSAGDAGRARRALKKCFTRMMNCEKKVFVDQLNMLVKRVTEEGAAGKDTASSNGELLLRLHSQYPGDIGCFSIYFLNHVLLDPNQAMFLGANEPHAYLHGDCIECMACSDNTVRAGLTPKYIDVNTLCEMLDYSPSPSAAKIFPPVQDASDPCVTVYDPPVPDFTVMRIHVPVSMKQYTLAPVDSASILLVIEGDASATSAAALSDISLRRGTVLFVSANESVSMHVTSPSGVTMFRACCLL